In Thermococcus profundus, the genomic stretch CGACGCTTATTCTTAAGGCAATTCCCAGCGCCACCCTGCTGGCTGATACCATCTCAGGAAGCGTTCCTGGGACTATGAAGTGCCAGTAGAGCTGGAGCTTTGAGGGCCTCGCCAGAACAACCAGCGGGCGGTATTTAGCCAGAAGGTTCTCGCTAGAGCTTATTCCGGCAGAGAGGAGCGCCGGAAAGGCCGCCATCGCCGTGACGAGGATTGGAGCTATCGGACTCGTAACACCGAATATCATGATGAAGATTATCGTCCAGACAAGGACCGAAACGCTCTGGAGGAAGACGTTTAAAGCCGAGAAGAAGGCCTTAAGCTCTCCCGAGTAAAGCGACAGGAGTATGGAAAGTCCGACGAGGGCAAAAGCGATGAGAAAGCCAGTAAAGCTGTGATAAAAGGTTAAAACTGTGGCGTTCAGGACTTCATTAACTCCAACGCGGGAGTAAAAGCTCAGCGTCTCACCTATGCTAGGTATTAAGGCCGGGTAGAGCTTTCCCAGCAGAACCCAGGAAGCCACTGCAAAAATGAAAAGGTAGAGCCAGCCACGTTTCATCTTTCAGCCCCTGTAGAAGATGTCCAGTTTCGATGGGTCTTTTTCGAGGTAGCCTCCGAGGTAGGCCAGCCTCCACTCGGACTTTATGCCCTCTATAAGGTCGTCGTCAAGCTCGTCGTCGTTGACCTCGACTCTGTCGTAGAGGATATCGAGGGTCTTGGCATCGAGGTGGTAGAGCTTTCCGAGTATCTCCTTGGTCTCGTCCTCGTTCTCCTCCCAGAACTTGGCACTCTTCTTTTGAGCTTTTACGAAGGCCTTAACGAGGTCTGGATGCTCATCGGCGAAGTCCTTCCTCACGACCCAGACGAGCATTACAGGCTCTCCTTCAACGATGTCCCTATCCTCCGCCTCATTCCAGAGGTCTTCGAAGGTCGCTATGACGCTTACATTGCTGGCTATAAGCTCGCTCACTATCGGCTCCCAGATGACGACGGCATCCACATCGTTGAGCGAGTCCTTTATCGAGCCGGGCGGGACGTTAACAACTGTATAGTCATCGGGCGTTAAGTTGTAGAGGACTTTCATGTAGGCCTGGAAGAGCTTGAAGGTTCCCGATGCCACAACCGCCCCGATCTTCTTCCCTCTGAGGTCTTCGGGCTTCATCTTCTTTCCGAGTATCGCCTGGTTCTGCATCATGTCAACTGCAACTATCTCTATCTCAGTCCCCCTCTGAGCAAGCTTTGCCGCCATCTCGGCAGGGATGACAGCAAAGTCCGTCTCGCCCTTCGCGAGGGCCGCTATTATGTCCGGCGTCTTCCCGAGGCGGAGAACCTGGACTCTAAAGCCGTTCTCCCTGTCGAAGCCCTTAGCCTCCATGATGTCGAGGGTGCTTATTCCTCCCATGAGCGTCGCGGCCCTAACTGTTGGGAGCTCAGTTGTCGTGCCTGTTGAGGCCTTTTCATTCGAGCCAACACATCCAGCGGTTAGGACGACCATTCCAACGAGTAGAAGGGCGAGCCATTTCCTCATTCAACCACCTCCGTAGAGCTTTACCAGGACGTCGGCTATGGCGGCAAGCGTTAGTATCAGCCCGATTGGGATGTTGAGGTTGAACGCCTTTGGCACGTTCTCAAGGTCCCTCCAGACGATGACGTTCTCGTAGATGATGAGCGCGCTCCCTATAAGCCAGCCAAGGGCGTAGATCCACCCAAGATTATAGAGCGGAATCGCCAGACCGAAGAAGGCTATTGCTATGAGATGGAAGATAAAAGCTATCTTGAGTGCTTTCTCAATGCCAAACCTTGCTGGTATACTTCCGACGCCGTGCTTTACGTCGAACTCGTAGTCCATTATCGCGTAGATCGTGTCAAATCCAGCCACCCAGAAGAGAACTCCAAAGAAGAACGCCCAGGGAACCCTTTCGAGGAGGACCAGCAGGTTGGCCTCGTCTCCGCCAGCCGCTATCGTCCCAGCGGTGACAGCTAAAGCGAGGGTAAGGCCTAGATGTAGGTGCGGAAAGCTGTGCTTCCTCTTCGCTCCTGAATAGCTCATGGCTATTATCCATGGAATCGGGCTTAAGACAGCGGTCCAGAAGTTGAGGAGGACGGCTGAAACGAAGTAGAGGCTCGAGCCGACAACGACAAGCCACCAGGCGTCGCTTATCCTAACGGCTCCCTTAATCAGCGGTCTGTTCCACGTCCTCGGGTTCTGGCTGTCTATGTCGAGGTCGGCAATGTTGTTGTAGGCCATCGTTGCCGTTCTGAGGCCGAGAAGGGCTAGACTCATCCAGATGATCTCCCAGAGGGTAACCTTAAAGCCGCTCAAAAATGCTCCGACGTAGGCATACGGTAAGCTGAAAAGGGTATGCTCTATCCTGACTAGCCTCATCAATGCATGGAACCTACTGGCTTTGCCCACCTCTCCGGGATCGAAGGCCATTTCACTCACCGAGGTACTTTTTGAAGAGTCCTTCAAGCCTTTTGAGCACTTGGGGGTCTTCCTCCACTTCCTCAACGACCCTCCCGTTCATTTCCTCCGGGAGTTTTCTGGTGGCATCTATACCGAGCTTGCTTCCGAGCGGCGGGTTTGGAACGGCCGGATCGAGGGCATCGGTGTGGGCGTTCGGGATAACTAAAACGTCCCTCTGCGGGTCAACGAAGGAAGCTATCGCCCAGATAACTTGGTTGATGTCGTGTGGGTTGATGTCCTCGCTGACGACCACTATAACCTTAGTAAGTGCGGCCTGTCCGGTTCCCCAGAGGGCATTGAGGACTTTCTTCCCATGCCCAGGGTAGCGCTTCTTTATAGAGACTATTGCGATACCTTGAAAGACGCCGTACTCCGGGAAGTTTACATCCACGACCTCCGGGAGGATCATTTTCATCATGGGAAGGAAGATCCTCTCGATAGCCTTTCCAATGACTGCATCCTCCAGTGGGGGCTTTCCGACGACTGAACCATAGTATATCGGGTCGTCGCGGTAGTAAACCCTCTCGGCGTGGAAAACAGGGTAAAGCTCGTTCCTCTCTGCTGGCTTGTCGTAGAAGCCGAAGTGGTCCCCGAAGGGACCCTCCTCGTGGAGCTCTTTAACATCAACGTAGCCCTCTATCACCGCTTCCGCGTTGGCCGGAACTAAAACTCCGTTGGGCAGGCGGTAGAGTTCGAGGCCCTTCCCGCGGACGAATCCAGCAAAGAGGAGCTTGTCGAGCGGGTAAGGAACCGGTGAGACCGCCGTTAATAGAGTCCCTATGTCCGAGCCGATGGCTATCGCCACGGGCATCTTTCCGCCGTTCTTCTCTATATAATCCCGCCATGCCTGACTTCCGCGCTTGTGTATCTGCCAGTGGAGAACAGCTCTCTCGCCGTCGAGGAGCATCACCCTGTAAACGCTTATCGAGTTCACTTCCTTTGGATCGGAGAAGCAGACGAGGGGATAGGTGAGATACCTTCCAGCGTCCCTAGGCCAGGTTTTAAAAGCGGGAATAAAGTCGAGCGGGTTGTCTTCAATAACGTTCTTCGTGAATTCAGCCTTCCTCACGACCTTTGGGAGATAAGCGCTCATCTCCTTCAGTCTTCCCAGGGAGGAGAGCTTATCGGAGAAGCCGAGCGGGAGGCCCTCGAAGAGCTTAAGCGGTCTCTCCCCTATCTCCTCAAGCCTCTCAACGCCGAGAGCATCTTTGAGCGTCTCAACGCCCGTGAAGAGGTTTCCAGCTATTCTCCACTCGGGATAGCCCTTAACCCTCTCGAAGAGAACGGCACCAGCCTTCGAGTACATAACCCTCCTCAGAAAGGCCGGTATCTCAAGCTCAGGTGATAGCTCTTCCTCTACTCTAATCAGCTCCCCCCGTTTCTCGAGCCAGCTTAAATATTCACGCATGTCCTTCATCGCTCAGACCTCCACCCTCGGCCTTAAAACCCTTTCACCGGCGCATTCTATAAGCTTCAGCTCCACCCCGTAGGCCTCGCTGAGGAGTCTCTCATCTATAACCTCCTCTGGCTTCCCATTGGCGATTATTCTACCACCTTTCATCAGCAGGACCCTGTCCGCGAAAAGCCCGGCTAGATTGGGATCGTGGAGAACCACGAGTGAGCCAACCCCTTCTTTTGTGAGCCTCTTCACCGTTTGAAGAACCAGAAGGGAATTTTTAAGGTCGAGGTTGCTCGTAGGTTCATCCAAAAGGAGGTATCTTGGCGAGGTCATTAAGGCCCTCGCAATGAGGAGTAACCTTATCTGTCCGCCGCTCAGCGAAGTGTAGGGCTTTTCAGCGTACTTTTCAAGGCCGAAGAGCCTCAAAAGTTCCATCGCCTTTTCCCTGTGCTTCTTACTCGGAGCGCCAAAGGGTCCGAGTTCCGGAGTGGCTCCGAGAAGAACAAAGTCAAGGGCCTTGAACGGGAACGTTGGAACGTGGTTCTGTGGCACAAAGCCGATGAGCTTAGCCTTTTCAGATGGAGAAAGCTCGGCAATGTTCTTCCCATCAACCTCAACCTTCCCCCTCTCCGACTTGAGAAGGCCAAAAAGGAGCTTGAGGAGGGTGCTCTTTCCTGCCCCGTTCGGGCCTATTATCGCAACTAACTCTCCCTTATCTAGTGTGAGGCTGACGTTTTCAACCGTGAAATCCCCGTAGGAGAAGTAGAGGCCTTCAGCCCTCAGCATTCCTCTCCAGCTCCCTCATCTTCTCCATGAAATCGAAGTTTCTTACTTTCTCCAGCTCGCCCCTCCTGAAGTGCTTTCCAAACCAGTCGTAGTAGAGGAGCGTCCTCCTCACGAAGGCCCTGACGTCCTCCTCCCGGTAAAGGCTCTTCCTCTCGAGCTTCTCACCCAAAGCAAGGTAAAACCTCTCCATCTTTCTTCTGTCCTCCTCGCTCAGCTTCTCCGGCTCTACTTCTCCCCCTATCAGCGTCCCGTAGAAGGGCGGAACCTCGAAGGCCTCTATCAAGGGCTGTGAATAGGCTATCCCGCCGTGCAGTCTGCCCATGAAGACAGAACCAGCGAGGTGCATCGCAACGAGG encodes the following:
- a CDS encoding UbiD family decarboxylase, whose product is MKDMREYLSWLEKRGELIRVEEELSPELEIPAFLRRVMYSKAGAVLFERVKGYPEWRIAGNLFTGVETLKDALGVERLEEIGERPLKLFEGLPLGFSDKLSSLGRLKEMSAYLPKVVRKAEFTKNVIEDNPLDFIPAFKTWPRDAGRYLTYPLVCFSDPKEVNSISVYRVMLLDGERAVLHWQIHKRGSQAWRDYIEKNGGKMPVAIAIGSDIGTLLTAVSPVPYPLDKLLFAGFVRGKGLELYRLPNGVLVPANAEAVIEGYVDVKELHEEGPFGDHFGFYDKPAERNELYPVFHAERVYYRDDPIYYGSVVGKPPLEDAVIGKAIERIFLPMMKMILPEVVDVNFPEYGVFQGIAIVSIKKRYPGHGKKVLNALWGTGQAALTKVIVVVSEDINPHDINQVIWAIASFVDPQRDVLVIPNAHTDALDPAVPNPPLGSKLGIDATRKLPEEMNGRVVEEVEEDPQVLKRLEGLFKKYLGE
- a CDS encoding 4-hydroxybenzoate octaprenyltransferase; the encoded protein is MAFDPGEVGKASRFHALMRLVRIEHTLFSLPYAYVGAFLSGFKVTLWEIIWMSLALLGLRTATMAYNNIADLDIDSQNPRTWNRPLIKGAVRISDAWWLVVVGSSLYFVSAVLLNFWTAVLSPIPWIIAMSYSGAKRKHSFPHLHLGLTLALAVTAGTIAAGGDEANLLVLLERVPWAFFFGVLFWVAGFDTIYAIMDYEFDVKHGVGSIPARFGIEKALKIAFIFHLIAIAFFGLAIPLYNLGWIYALGWLIGSALIIYENVIVWRDLENVPKAFNLNIPIGLILTLAAIADVLVKLYGGG
- a CDS encoding ABC transporter ATP-binding protein, coding for MLRAEGLYFSYGDFTVENVSLTLDKGELVAIIGPNGAGKSTLLKLLFGLLKSERGKVEVDGKNIAELSPSEKAKLIGFVPQNHVPTFPFKALDFVLLGATPELGPFGAPSKKHREKAMELLRLFGLEKYAEKPYTSLSGGQIRLLLIARALMTSPRYLLLDEPTSNLDLKNSLLVLQTVKRLTKEGVGSLVVLHDPNLAGLFADRVLLMKGGRIIANGKPEEVIDERLLSEAYGVELKLIECAGERVLRPRVEV
- a CDS encoding ABC transporter substrate-binding protein, which produces MRKWLALLLVGMVVLTAGCVGSNEKASTGTTTELPTVRAATLMGGISTLDIMEAKGFDRENGFRVQVLRLGKTPDIIAALAKGETDFAVIPAEMAAKLAQRGTEIEIVAVDMMQNQAILGKKMKPEDLRGKKIGAVVASGTFKLFQAYMKVLYNLTPDDYTVVNVPPGSIKDSLNDVDAVVIWEPIVSELIASNVSVIATFEDLWNEAEDRDIVEGEPVMLVWVVRKDFADEHPDLVKAFVKAQKKSAKFWEENEDETKEILGKLYHLDAKTLDILYDRVEVNDDELDDDLIEGIKSEWRLAYLGGYLEKDPSKLDIFYRG
- a CDS encoding ABC transporter permease, encoding MKRGWLYLFIFAVASWVLLGKLYPALIPSIGETLSFYSRVGVNEVLNATVLTFYHSFTGFLIAFALVGLSILLSLYSGELKAFFSALNVFLQSVSVLVWTIIFIMIFGVTSPIAPILVTAMAAFPALLSAGISSSENLLAKYRPLVVLARPSKLQLYWHFIVPGTLPEMVSASRVALGIALRISVVAEAFGSAGGIGYQLVYSYDLGLKDGVFAWALLLIVLMITLDQLILRRLELWVRRWYW
- a CDS encoding flavodoxin domain-containing protein, yielding MRVLIVYTTRYGSTEKAVKLTASLLREKGHEVDVKRVENNPAPEGYDLVIMAAPVYRDGPHWDLMEWVERHKEKLEEVPKAFFLVAMHLAGSVFMGRLHGGIAYSQPLIEAFEVPPFYGTLIGGEVEPEKLSEEDRRKMERFYLALGEKLERKSLYREEDVRAFVRRTLLYYDWFGKHFRRGELEKVRNFDFMEKMRELERNAEG